In the genome of Rhodospirillales bacterium, the window TCTTGGTGAGCTGGCCGCTGCCGGCAGGGCCCATCAGGGTCACCGCCCGCGCATAGGTGTCGATGACCGGCCGGGCGCGGGCGAAGTGGTCCTCGTGCCCGCCGACCATGACTGTCAACTGGCCGTTCTCCGCGCCGGCCTGGCCGCCCGACACCGGCGCATCCAGGAACCCGGCGCCGGCCTCGTCGGCGGCCTCGGCCAGTTCACGCGCAACCTTGGCGGAAGCGGTGGTGTGGTCGATCAGTATCGCGCCCGCGGAGACCCCGGCCAGGGCGCCGGTCTCTCCCAGCACGACGCTGCGGAGATCGTCGTCGTTGCCGACGCAGACGAACACCAGGTCCTGGTCGCGGGCGGCCGCGGCCGGCGTCTCCGCCGCTCTGCCGCCATGCTGTCCCACCCAATCATCGGCGCGCGACCGGGTGCGATTGTAGACCGTGACCTGATGTCCGGCGCCGGCCAGATGGCCGGCCATCGGATAGCCCATCACGCCGAGGCCGATGAACGCCGTTCGCAGATTGGACATGCCGCATCTCCCTTCGCTGCACTGGTTCCGCTCCGGTTCCCCTCAAGGGACACCGACTTGCGCCGCCTCGGCAAGCACGTCATGCAGCGCCGCCCAGCTTGCCGGGTCCGGCGCCATCAACAGTGTGTGGGGGACGATCCCGTCGCCGGCCCGGTAGGGCGCCCCCGTCTGCACGAGGCGGCTGACGCCGCCCGCCTCGGCATGGATCAGCACGCCGGCGGCATGATCCCACGGTTTGAGGCGCGTGTATTGGGCGAAATCGAGGATGCCCTGCCCCAGGTCCATGTAGTCGCGGCCGGTGCTGCCGCTGCGGACGGTGCGGAGCGGCGCCCTCCCCTTGAAACGCTCGCGGTGCGTCTTGAGGCGCTTGGCGAGGCGGTAGCCGACGGTTCCCGTCATCCCGGTCACCGCCTGGGTCGCGGCAGCGCGAACCGCCGCCGTCGCGCCGCCATTGTCGCGCCAGGCGCCGCCGCCGCGCACCGCCCAGACGACGCTTCCGCCGAGGGGGTCGAGAATCCAGCCGGCCAGCGTCTCGCCGCCGACGCAGTACGCGACGATGGTGGCGAAGCACGGCTTGCCGTGCGCGAAGTTGTTGGTGCCGTCGACGGGGTCGAGCAGCCACACGGGGGCGTCGCCGGCGAGCGCGCCGAGCCGCGCCGGTTCGGCCTCGACCCCCTCCTCCCCCACCACGGCGCTGCCGGGCGCAAGGTCGGTCAGCCGCTCCGTCAGGCGCTGTTCCGCCGCCAGGTCGGCCGTGGTCACCAGATCTGAGGGATGGCTCTTGGCGGAGATGTCGTCAGCGGCGAGCCGCCCGAATCGCGGGAGGATCTCGATCGCCGCGACCTCGCGCATGATGCGGATGACGCTGTCGCTATCGGGGACGATGTCCGGAGGCATGCATCACGTTGTGGCGGAAAGAGCGCTTCGCACAAACAAAAAAACGAAGACACGCGCCACGCCGCCCGTGTCATGGGTTCGATGTCATGGGTTCAGGGAGCGTAGAGATCGCGGTCGCGGTGATAGCTGACCGCGAAGTCCTCCAGCATCCGCGCCGCTTCCGGGCTGTAGGCGGCGCGCTGCATGAGTCCACGGGCGACGAAGCACGCGAACGCCACCGCTTCGCCTTTGCCGCGCAGGCGGTAGGCCCGCGCCAGTTCGTCAAGCGTGTCATGGGCATTGCGCCGCGCCATGACATTGAGCTGGCTTTTCAACAGGCGGTTCTTGTCGCGCCAGCGCTTCTGGGAGCGTGTTGTCGTCATGGCGCCTATTCTACTAGTAGAATAGGCGCTTGTCACCGCGGGCGATCGGGGCGGTCACCTTGCTGCTGCCATTGCGCGAAGCGCGCGGCGTTGGCGGGCCACATGCGCACCTTGAGTCGCACGGTCGCTTCTGCCTCGGTGCGCTCGAACACGTCGCCGTGGTCGTACAGCCACGCCAGTGCGGCGCCATCCTGATGGGGCAGAGTCACGTCGACCACGGTCATCGCCGCCGCAAGATGCTGATCGAGCATTTGGCAGAGACGCTCGCAGCCCTCGCCGGTCTTCGCCGACACGAGGACCGTCGGCCCGTCGCTGCGCTCCACCTGGTTCGCCAGCAGCGCCCGCTCCTCATTCGGCAGCAGGTCGATCTTGTTGAGCACTTCGACGTGCCCGGCGTCCAGCGCCTCCGACAGCCCGATCTGAGCAAGCACGCCAATCACATCCGCCTTCTGCTGCTCCCGATCCGGGTGCACGGCATCGCGAACGTGAACGACGATGTCGGCCTCCATAACTTCCTCGAGAGTGGCATGGAACGCCTCCACCAGTTCGTGCGGAAGGTCGGAAATGAACCCTACGGTGTCGGAAACGATGATCTTGTGCCCGGAAGGAAGGCGCAGTGCGCGCATGGTCGGATCGAGGGTGGCGAACAACTGGTCCTCGGCGGCGACCTCGGCCGCCGTCAGCCGGTTGAACAGGGTCGACTTGCCGGCGTTGGTGTAGCCGACGAGGGCGACGATCGGATAGGGCACCCGCCGCCTCGCGGTGCGGTGCAGGCCGCGGGTGCGCTTCACGTCCTTCAACTCGCGGCGCAGCCGGGCGATCCGCTCGCCGATCAGCCGCCGGTCGGCCTCCAACTGGGATTCGCCGGGGCCGCCGAGGAAGCCGAAGCCGCCGCGCTGGCGTTCCAGATGGGTCCAACTGCGAACCAGCCGGCTGCGCTGATAGGTGAGCGCTGCGAGTTCGACCTGCAACCGGCCTTCGGAGGTCCGCGCCCGCGCTCCGAAGATTTCCAGGATCAGGCCGGTGCGGTCGATGACCTTGCACTTCCAGGCCCGTTCCAGATTGCGCTGCTGAACCGGCGTCAGCGCGCCGTCGACGAGGGCGACCATCGGCGTTGCGCCGGCGCCGTCTGCGTCTGCGTGATCCGCCGCTGCGCGAATCGCCTCGCCGATACGCTCGACGTTACCCGCGCCGAACAGCGTCGCAGGACGTCCGCGAGCAACGTTCACCACCTCCGCATGGTCGATTCTGAGCCCGACCGCCTTGGCGAGGCCGACCGCCTCCAGCAAGCGCGCCTCCGGCGAACGCGCACCCTCCTCGTCGCGCCGCGGACGGTGCGGGTGCAGCACGAAGCACAGCGTCGTCTGCCGGTCCGCCCCGCCGTCCGCTGCGGAGACCGCGGATACGGTGCTCAACCTTCCGCAGCCGCTTCCTTGTCAGGCTCGAAAAGCTGCACCTGCACGGACGGCATCACGGTGGAGATCGCATGCTTGTAAACGAGCTGCGTGTGGCCGTCGCGCCGCAGAAGAAGCGAGAACTGATCGAACCACGTGACGATGCCCTGCAGTTTGACGCCGTTGACGAGAAAAACCGTCACCGGCGTCTTGTTCTTGCGGATGTGATTGAGGAAGACATCCTGTACATTCTGCGATTTCTCAGCAGCCATTTTTTTCTTTCCCCTTGATTATTGGCGGCTCTGCTTCCCCTGCCCCGCAAGCCGGTGTTACAGTGGCGCGCCGGCCACGACGAACAGTCTGACTCCGTGCGTGGAGTACCTCCCCCCCGACTGGGTCACACTGGTCTCGCAAGCTTATAGGCTTCTCAGCAACTTTAAAAGCGATAAGCAGTCACTGACGTGCGCCGCCGGCGGA includes:
- a CDS encoding inositol monophosphatase; protein product: MPPDIVPDSDSVIRIMREVAAIEILPRFGRLAADDISAKSHPSDLVTTADLAAEQRLTERLTDLAPGSAVVGEEGVEAEPARLGALAGDAPVWLLDPVDGTNNFAHGKPCFATIVAYCVGGETLAGWILDPLGGSVVWAVRGGGAWRDNGGATAAVRAAATQAVTGMTGTVGYRLAKRLKTHRERFKGRAPLRTVRSGSTGRDYMDLGQGILDFAQYTRLKPWDHAAGVLIHAEAGGVSRLVQTGAPYRAGDGIVPHTLLMAPDPASWAALHDVLAEAAQVGVP
- the hflX gene encoding GTPase HflX translates to MCFVLHPHRPRRDEEGARSPEARLLEAVGLAKAVGLRIDHAEVVNVARGRPATLFGAGNVERIGEAIRAAADHADADGAGATPMVALVDGALTPVQQRNLERAWKCKVIDRTGLILEIFGARARTSEGRLQVELAALTYQRSRLVRSWTHLERQRGGFGFLGGPGESQLEADRRLIGERIARLRRELKDVKRTRGLHRTARRRVPYPIVALVGYTNAGKSTLFNRLTAAEVAAEDQLFATLDPTMRALRLPSGHKIIVSDTVGFISDLPHELVEAFHATLEEVMEADIVVHVRDAVHPDREQQKADVIGVLAQIGLSEALDAGHVEVLNKIDLLPNEERALLANQVERSDGPTVLVSAKTGEGCERLCQMLDQHLAAAMTVVDVTLPHQDGAALAWLYDHGDVFERTEAEATVRLKVRMWPANAARFAQWQQQGDRPDRPR
- the hfq gene encoding RNA chaperone Hfq, with translation MAAEKSQNVQDVFLNHIRKNKTPVTVFLVNGVKLQGIVTWFDQFSLLLRRDGHTQLVYKHAISTVMPSVQVQLFEPDKEAAAEG
- a CDS encoding NAD(P)-dependent oxidoreductase; protein product: MSNLRTAFIGLGVMGYPMAGHLAGAGHQVTVYNRTRSRADDWVGQHGGRAAETPAAAARDQDLVFVCVGNDDDLRSVVLGETGALAGVSAGAILIDHTTASAKVARELAEAADEAGAGFLDAPVSGGQAGAENGQLTVMVGGHEDHFARARPVIDTYARAVTLMGPAGSGQLTKMVNQIAIAGLVQGLSEALAFADRAGLDAHKVVDVISKGAAQSWQMDNRARTMIDDTFDFGFAVNWMRKDLAICLEEARANGALLPVAALVDQFYADIQNRGGGRWDTSSLIRRLR